The genomic window AACTGCACGGTCTCGTCGATGGCGACCTCGAAGGTCACGATCCGGCCGGTGATCTTGTCGAGGCCGGAGAACACCGCGGTCGGGTTCTTGATCTTGTCGGCGAAGGCCGGCGGCACGGACAGCACCAGGGCGAGCGTGCCGAGCGCGGTCCGGCGCAGGATGTATGCGGGGATGCGGCTCAAGGCGCCCTCTTGAGTCTGGCTCCGGCCGTCGCGGCCGGAAAACGATCCGGCCGTTCCAACACCGGAAGGGTGGTGGAAAAAGGGCGGCCGGACCGTGACCCCTTCAGTTCCGCACCGGCTTGGCGTTGATCGCCATGCGGAAGATCGTGGTCGGAAAGGCGATCTTCGACGTGCCGCCGTTCATCGCCTTGCCGCGATTCATCGTCTACTCGCCCGGCGTCCACGGCACGTAGTCGCCGGTGGCGGCGGGGCGCTGGCCCCAGGAAAGCTGCGAGCCCTTCGGCCGGTAGGCGGCCGCCGTGCCGGTGAGGTTCTCCTCGTGCGGCTTCTGCCACGCGCGGGGCCGGTAATCCTCCTCGCTCGGGGCGACGTCGCCGTTGTGGCACAGCCATGCGCGCCAGCCCGGCGGCACGCGGGAGGCGTCGGCGTAGCCGTTATAGACCACCCAGCGCCGCTCCGGGCCGACAGAGCGGTCGATCAGCGGGCCTTGCGCCTTGTAGTACTTGTTGCCGAGCTCGTCCGAGCCGACGAACTGGCCGCTGCGCGCGGTGTAGAGCGCGAGCGACATCGTCTGCCCGTTCCACCACGTGAAGATGCGCAGCAGCGTGTCCTTGAGGGCCATGGTTCCTCCGGCGGGCGACGGGTCCGCGGGCGCCGTCGACAGGCGCCGTTATGGTCAGTGCACGCGCGCGAGTCCAGCGCGACGCGGGGCTGTCGCATTTTCGGCACGCTGCCCCGGCCTCGAACAGCCGTTAACCCTGTCATGCCCGGCCCGAGGACGCTTCGAAGTCCGGCGCGGCCTGTGAATCGAAAAAATTTCCCGAGGGATTCGATCAGGCCGGAAGGCCACTTAGCGCGACGGTCCGGATATCCACAGATTTCTGGCGCGGAACACAACATCTAGCGCGGAACACGGGTAGCCGGCACTAGTTGTTGACGCAGATGCCCCCCGGACGTAAGGTCCTGGCATCGCTTCGGAC from Methylorubrum populi includes these protein-coding regions:
- a CDS encoding NADH:ubiquinone oxidoreductase subunit NDUFA12, with the protein product MALKDTLLRIFTWWNGQTMSLALYTARSGQFVGSDELGNKYYKAQGPLIDRSVGPERRWVVYNGYADASRVPPGWRAWLCHNGDVAPSEEDYRPRAWQKPHEENLTGTAAAYRPKGSQLSWGQRPAATGDYVPWTPGE